GCCCCGGACCGGCGCGCCATCACGCCCAGCCGAAAGGCCGGTAAGGTCCGCGCTGATAATCACGGTCTCGTCGGATTGCATGTTCCAGAGGGTAAAGGCGCCATGGAGGACATAGACACCATAGCCATGCGGCCGCTCCATCTCGCTTCGCGCATCAGCCGCAATGATATCGAGGCCGTGCACATCGACATGACCGCCGCGCACCTTGTCCCGCGCAAGAATCTGGACGCGACCGGTGGTCGTCACACCGCGCAGCTCGATCCGGCCCAGACTGTCCACGCTTGTGTCGTTAAAGATTGCACGCTTGTCGATAGCGGCATCGAGGCGGAGGTTGTGGACGCGATTGTCGGACGAAAGCTGAAGGCCGTCGCTTCCCGCCGCAAATCCGATCCTCGCGCTTTGTCCCTCTCCGTGCAGGGACTGACCGGGAGACAGGCGAATGGATGGCGCATCGTCCAGAGCGCCCTGAACGACGATGCGCCGAATGCCGACATCCTTGCTTGCTGCAATCAACGCTTCGACCGATGTGACGATTTCGGTCATGCCGTGGGGGACTCCGTTACAGGGTAATCAGCTTTGAATTTGATCGCAGCGTGGGTGCCGTCACAGAAGGGCTTGTTCCTTGATTCCCCGCAGCGACACAGGGTCACGCGGTTGCGTACCTCATAGGTAAAGCCGTCCGAGGCGATCACGGCGATGCCGCCCTGCAAGGCGAGCGGCCCACTACACTCCTCGGCGGGGTCTTCGACCATGCCGATCGAAACTGGCAGAGAGGGCTCTACAACTGTCCCGCTTACCTTGTCCCAGGCCACCAATCGACCAGCTGGACAATTGCCCACTTGCTGCAGAAACATCGCCTTCGCCTCAGGATCGTCGCTATGCGCAACCTGGTTCCAGACTTGCCCGTGCGGATCGCAGAAACGCCCGAAAGCGCAGAGCTTTTCGGCATCCATCAGGGCCAGCACCGGGCCATCGAACACCTTCGCCTGTTCCAGATAGGATGCGCGGCTGGCAGTTTCCGTGCCATCGAAATCAATCCCGGTATGGGTGCCATCGCAAAAAGGTTTACGCGCCGACTGGCCGCATCGGCACAGCGCATATTTCGCCGGTGTCGGCAAAGCGTCGCCGCGTGTCCACGTCTCGGACTCACCTTCGGCGTCGGTGAGGATCGTCAGAGTGGCGAGCGGTACGCCGCCGGTGACCATATAGGGGCCGCCGGGCGTTACCGTCACCAGTGCGTCGGTTCGGGACATAGTCATTATAGGCTCTCCTTCTTCCGCGCCTGTGACCGGTCGTCGGGCACGGCACGTTTATCGCAGGAAGTTTGACTCAATCATGTCCACGACATCATGGGCATGGCCACCCAGCACCGCCTTTGCCCCATAAAGCATCGTCCCCATCACCATGCCGGGTTCGATATGGGGCGGCATCACAAGTTCGGTGCGGTTGACTCGCACGTCGAGCAATGCCGGCCCGGGATGTGCGAGAAGTTCGACCAGCGCCTGCTCCAGATCCTCGTTGCGGGTGATCGTCTGCCCACGAAAACCGATGACCTCGGCCAGCTTGCCGAAATCAGGATTGAGCAGATCGGTATAGGCATTGAGCAGCCCTTCGACCTTCATCTCGATTTCGACAAAGCCAAGGGTGCCGTTGTTGAACACCACGATCTTGAGCGGGATTTTCTCCTGAATCGCGGTCAGCAGATCCCCGAGCAACATGCTGAGCCCCCGTCACCGCATAATGCAATCACCTGTCGATCGGGGAACGCTTTTTTGATGCCCAGCGCCTGCGGCATGGCGTTTGCCATCGTCCCGTGGAGCAGGCTGGTGAGGGTGCGGCGACGTCCGTTGGTGCGGACATGCCGCAGCAGCCAGACCATAGCGCTACCACCATCCGCGGTGAAAATCGCATCGTCGGCTGCGTGGGTATCTAGCAGGGCCGCCACCTGTTGCGGATGGATCAGCCCATCGCGCCCCGGTTGCGCCTGTTTGTCGAGGTCAGCCCTCGCCTCGCTGTGGAGTTTGAGGCAGTCATCCAGAAAACCGCGCGTCGCCACGGGCTGCAAACGTTGCTGAAGCGCGTCGAGCGTAGCGGCAATGTCTCCGACCACGCCGATCTCGACCGGATGCCGCCGACCAAGATGAGTCGAATCGATATCAACCTGGATAATCCGGGCATTTTTCGGATAGAATTGCCGCCACGCGAAGTCACAGCCGAGCAACACCAGCGTTTCGCACTCCATGATCGCATGGAACCCGGCCTTCGATCCGAATACGCCGGTCATGCCGACATTGAAGGGATTATCCGCTTCCAGAAAATCCTTGGCGCGCGACGTGTGCACCATCGGCGCGTTCAGCGTCTCGCAAAAGCGCACGACCTGAGTGTTTGCCGTCTCGCAGCCTGCCCCGGCATAGACGGCGACACGGCCACCCTTGTTGAGCAATGCCGCGATACTGTCGAGTTCGACATCGGACGGACGAGTGACAGGTGTGGGAATATGAACGCTGTAGGCGGGGCCGTCCTCCACCTCGATTGCGGAGATATCGCCGGGCACCACAAGCACCGCGACCCCGCGCCGGGTGAGTGCCGCCTGTGCCGCTAGCGTAGCCATACGACGCGCCTCGGCCGGATTGATGATCGACTCGCAGAAAACGCTGCAATGAGCATAGATCGCGCGCAAATCGACCTCCTGCGGAAAATCGATACCCAGTTCACTGGTCGCCACTTGGCTCGCGATCAGCACTACTGGCGCGCGGTTGCGGTGCGATTCATAGATGCCGTTGATGAAATGGAGGCTGCCCGGCCCGCAACTGCCTGCGCATGCCGTCAGGTCGCCGGTCATATAGGCCTCGGCCCCAGCGGCGAAGGCACCTGCTTCTTCATGGCGGACATGCACCCAGTCCATCGGACTACGGCGAATAGCATCGGTGACATGGTTGAGCGTATCGCCAACAACGCCGTAACAGCGTTTGACGCCCGCCTTATGCAGCACGTCGATGATGATATCCGCGACTTTTTGTTTGGTCATGCGGCGGTCCTCGGGATTAGCGACAACAATGTGCCTCGTTCCCCCCGACGAAAGCGAGCAGGACGAAGATGCCCATGTTTTCTGTCGTGACGCAAGCGGTATGCGATCAGCATACCCCCTCAATTTTTGGCGATTTTTGCCCCGACTGTGGCAAGGGACAGCGTGCTTTCGAACGTTCGATGAACCGGACATTTGCGAAATACCGTTCGCTATACCCCTGTAATGCCACAGCCCGGCCAACAAAGGGTTTCATCTCCGGCTCAACATGGTCAGCCCCCTGTGTCCCATCAGGAGAAGTTACCATGAAGATCAAGATACCCATCTTGGCCATCGCCAGTACGTTGGGACTCTCGCCAGCCGATTATGCGCAAACTGCTGAACCGGCACGGTGATGCGATTTACGTTAGTGCACTGTTTTTGAACGCGGAACACCGCAGAGCGAGAATTAAACCGGCTTCCATGCCCCCGGCCACCGTATCAGAACGTTATAGTATTATGGATAATCCCGACGCATCGGCACCAGATCGAGCTTCAGGACGCGTCCTCCTGACGCCGCCGGGCCACGCGCTGCTCGTTGATGCCAGCTTGTTTCTCGATTTCGATGGCACTTTGGTCGACTTGGCACCTCGTCCCGACGATATAGTAGTCGATACGCGCCTTAAGGCACTCCTTTCCCGTCTTGCCGTCGTGCTGCACGGCAGGCTGGCTATCATCAGTGGTCGACCAATATGCCAGCTTCGTCAGTTAATTGGCAGGATTCCGCTGTCATTAAGCGGCAGTCATGGCGCTGAAATACTCTGGCCCGACGGCACTGTTTCCGGATCGACGCCGCCCGACAGCCTCGACAAAATAGCGCAGGAAATGAGCCATCTACAGGAAGTTTATTCGGGCATCGTCATCGAGCGCAAGCCATATGGAGTTGCTCTACACTATCGCGGCGCCCCCAAGCGGAAGCGCTGTGCCGCGATTTGGCGATTGCTCTCTCGCGCTTAAATGGCCTTGTTTTGCAGGCGGGGAAAATGGTTTTCGAACTTCGTGCCCCCGGCGCTGACAAAGGCAGTGCGCTCCGGCTGCTATTCAACAATCATGCCATGGCTGGCACAAAACCTATCTTCATTGGGGACGACGACACCGATGAAGCTGCTTTCATCGCCGCAGCGGAATTGGGCGGCGCGGGTATCCTTGTGGGGCCTGAGCGCCCCACAGCGGCGCACTTCAGGCTCGAAGATGTAGCGGCGACGATCGAATGGCTCGAAACAATATGCGGAAAAGCGTTATGAAAACTTCGCTCGACCTCTGGCCAATTGGAAATTGCCAGGTCAGTGCACTGATCGACACGAC
This genomic stretch from Sphingomonas paeninsulae harbors:
- a CDS encoding CDGSH iron-sulfur domain-containing protein, which codes for MTMSRTDALVTVTPGGPYMVTGGVPLATLTILTDAEGESETWTRGDALPTPAKYALCRCGQSARKPFCDGTHTGIDFDGTETASRASYLEQAKVFDGPVLALMDAEKLCAFGRFCDPHGQVWNQVAHSDDPEAKAMFLQQVGNCPAGRLVAWDKVSGTVVEPSLPVSIGMVEDPAEECSGPLALQGGIAVIASDGFTYEVRNRVTLCRCGESRNKPFCDGTHAAIKFKADYPVTESPTA